AACGAATTCAGTGTCGCAGGAATAATCGCCGTTGGCGACCACCATGTCAGGCGATCCGGCTTGCGCCAGAAAATTATCGAGCAGGTGATTATGCGCGAACGGATCGCGCAGCCAGACATACCGGCGGTAAGCGCTGACGGCCTGGCGGAGCAGGGGATTCGGTATGACGCGCGCCTCATGGCCGCGACGCTGACTTTCCATTCCGCTTGCGTAATGAATGTCACTGACAACCAGGATTTTTTTCAGCTGAGCCACGTCGACGAAATGCTACGACAAGGGTGCGAATGAGTAAACGTGAACCACGGAACGCGAGAAGCGATAAGGGGTGGTTCGATTTGCGGGGCGTTTGTCAGCCCGGGCCGGTCGGCGCGGAACTGAAGCGAGACCCTGATGGGAGGGCTCCCAGGTTGCGGCGCGGCACGGGTTGCGTTTCCAGTTCGGCGCGTATCAGACGCGTGTTTTTTGTTGAGGCGTTTGGTGCCGGGAAATGTCCACTTTTCGGGGCAGGCTTTTGTTGAACAATACGCGCGAATCCAACTCAGGCAACCACTGCAATCTTGACGACGCGGCTTGATCGCGAGAAATGAATTGGGTTGATAAATGGATTGAGATGGCTAGAGTGACCACCATTGCTGGTGGCTGTCAAATCTGCGCGGCGCTAAGCATTGTGTGCAGGCGGTGCCAAGTCGAACTGATGAACCAACAAACCCATTCATCCGAATCATGAATTCAATCCCGGTGATTCTTCCGGTCGCGTCGATAGGCGCCATCTATCTGGCCCGCATGGCGGAGCTGGGCACGAAACGTGATACGATCCGAGGTCCGGTCCGTGAGCGGCTCACGTTGCGGTTGTTCATGCTTGCAGGTACGTTGATGGTGTTCGGGTCGTTGGTTGAGTTTTTCGCCCGTCATCTGAAGCTAAACTGGTGGACTTTTGCTGCTGGCTGGCTGTGCGCGGTGTCGTCTGTTGCGATTCGGCGGCGAGCCATCGCGGCGCTGGGCAAGTTCTGGAGTTTGCATGTTGAAATCCGTGAGAATCATCAATTCGTCCAAAGCGGTCCGTTCCGGTGGGTGCGGCACCCGACCTATTTTTCGATGATTCTGGAACTGCTCGGCTTTGGTCTGATCATGAACGCAGCGTACACGACTGCACTGGTGGCGATCATTTTCGTGCCGACTTTGATATTCCGGATCAGGACGGAGGAAACGGCGTTGGCGGCAAAACTCGGAGACGCGTACAAGAACTACCAGATGAACACGCCCGCGCTATTTCCTTACAAACTGCCCCAGGCAAAATGAGATCCGACGACTTCCAAAAACGCCGGGTCGTCGTCACTGGCATGGGAGTGATCGCCGCCAACGGGAAGGATCTTTCCACGTTTTGGAATGCGATCCGGGGCGGGATCAGTGCCGCGGCTCCGGTCACAAGATTCGACACGACCGGTGCTCCGACGCGCATTGCGGCAGAAGTCAACGGCCTGGACGCGAGTCGCTACATGGATCCAAAGACAGCCCGGCGGCTGGATCGGTCATTGCAGTACAGTGTGTCTGCCGCGCGTCTGGCCATGGAGCATTCGAAAATCGATTTTTCCAAATTCGATCCTGACCGGACCGGAGTGGTCGAGGGGACTTCCGTCAGCAGCAATGAGGCGGCTCATAAGACCGAAGAGGCGTATCTGAAAAAGGGCTATCGAGGAGTCAACCCGTTCGCGTTGATTAACGGCTATTGCGGGGCCGGGTGCGGCGAAATCGCCCATGAACTGGGCATCAAAGGTCACGCCATCTC
Above is a window of Candidatus Angelobacter sp. DNA encoding:
- a CDS encoding isoprenylcysteine carboxylmethyltransferase family protein, giving the protein MNSIPVILPVASIGAIYLARMAELGTKRDTIRGPVRERLTLRLFMLAGTLMVFGSLVEFFARHLKLNWWTFAAGWLCAVSSVAIRRRAIAALGKFWSLHVEIRENHQFVQSGPFRWVRHPTYFSMILELLGFGLIMNAAYTTALVAIIFVPTLIFRIRTEETALAAKLGDAYKNYQMNTPALFPYKLPQAK